One genomic window of Salvelinus alpinus chromosome 17, SLU_Salpinus.1, whole genome shotgun sequence includes the following:
- the LOC139543197 gene encoding interleukin-17 receptor E-like codes for MIVWELVYDCFPADAGREVYVSLSSKPQRQHRYIVQEDICPDSDPVPEFDLSVDELARSLNVTVATGDHIYQPARSSDVYTRLCYRHTDAECSNLSALFTIDTNKNRSVTLSFPYLLPCVCVQVYYTHLDARRTTVCPFVNGSLDGGRDVWRSSKVTLYGSSVAWSALCPAAYLKPSASLCWRHQRNTPQCTPILNSTLEDMEEKGDLKYNVSAVDKHPQMCVQFSFRGSHDVHCPFKPGLSNWEAYVGPGSQSLCVYLTSTIPASFAAQLCVWQEKGCVSRGAIYFVNMGGGSRETQLNLPLSSLTEGLCVQVWRSDPAQYGRRLLCPDYSNRRRGLYAVAVLTLLVTVAMLGSLICYVTKKGVTGWLFIQRPVLLVCSSEQSAHVSAVCTLASFLQGELCAEVRMALWTQSSIGACPGAVERSLAGVAELGPVPWMYGQWEAVREAGGQVLIVWSAVAKESYRSWREEREGGDRREGGKTGGSKREEMQQGERGGEKMEELEKTRVEQEQAGMKKREEWKEESRSGEEREPSSVTGPVFRAALSCLQGARQGASRVNGFTIVYFQGLCHSQDIPKDLRGVPRYCLPRDFGGLIRELDGTARGRNSVIGSWDCWPRLLSKTLSLCLARRLTHRLRVWLSQEEEGLKPKLSQEVISERTLNRHVLSLSTNEERTEPSTLPQKELLSGSPWQ; via the exons ATGATTGTG TGGGAGTTGGTGTATGACTGTTTCCCTGCTGACGCAGGGCGAGAGGTGTATGTGTCTTTGTCCTCTAAACCACAGAGACAGCACAGGTACATCGTACAGGAGGACATCTGTCCAG ATTCAGATCCAGTACCAGAGTTTGATCTGTCTGTGGATGAGCTGGCTCGATCCCTCAATGTAACAGTAGCAACTGGAGACCACATATACCAACCGGCTCGCTCATCTGATGTATACACCAGGTTGTGCTACAGACACACAGATGCAGAATGCTCCAACCTTTCTGCTCTTTTTACT ATTGACACCAATAAGAATCGGTCAGTGACTCTCAGTTTCCCCTACCTGCTACCCTGTGTCTGTGTACAG GTATATTACACACACCTAGACGCAAGGCGAACCACAGTTTGCCCGTTTGTGAATGGCTCATTAGATG GGGGTAGAGACGTGTGGCGCTCCAGTAAGGTGACTCTGTATGGTTCAAGCGTGGCCTGGAGTGCCCTGTGTCCTGCTGCTTACCTGAAgccctctgcctccctctgctGGCGACACCAGAGAAACACACCACAATGCACTCCCATCCTAAACTCCACActggaggacatggaggagaaggGAGATCTG AAATATAATGTTTCTGCTGTGGATAAACACCCTCAGATGTGTGTGCAG tTTTCCTTCAGAGGCAGCCATGATGTCCACTGTCCATTCAAGCCAG GTCTGTCTAATTGGGAGGCATATGTTGGTCCTGGTTCACAAAGTCTCTGTGTCTATCTCACCTCCACTATCCCAGCATCCTTTGCTGCACAACTCTGTGTCTGGCAGGAGAAAGGATGTGTGTCCAGAGGAGCTATCTACTTCGTAAACATG GGTGGGGGCAGCAGAGAGACACAGCTGAACCTGCCCTTATCATCCCTGACTGAGGGTCTATGTGTGCAG GTCTGGCGGTCAGATCCTGCACAGTATGGGAGGAGACTACTGTGTCCTGACT ATTCTAACAGGAGACGGGGTCTCTATGCTGTTGCAGTCTTGACACTTCTGGTTACTGTGGCAATGCTGGGAAGCCTCATCTGCTATGTGACCAAGAAGGGAGTCACAG gttGGCTATTCATCCAGAGGCCTGTGTTGTTGGTGTGTTCTTCAGAGCAGTCAGCCCATGTGTCTGCCGTGTGCACTTTGGCCTCCTTCCTACAGGGGGAGTTGTGTGCTGAAGTGCGCATGGCTTTGTGGACCCAGAGCTCCATTGGGGCTTGTCCTGGGGCTGTGGAGAGGTCTTTGGCTGGGGTGGCTGAGCTGGGCCCTGTGCCCTGGATGTATGGACAGTGGGAGGCAGTCAGAGAGGCAGGAGGCCAGGTGCTGATCGTATGGAGCGCAGTGGCTAAGGAATCCTACAGgagctggagagaagagagggagggaggggataggagggaggggggaaagacAGGAGGGAGTAAACGAGAGGAGATGCAACAAGGGGAAAGGGGTGGAGAAAAAATGGAAGAACTTGAGAAAACAAGAGTGGAACAGGAGCAAGCAGGAATGAAGAAAAGAGAGGAATGGAAAGAGGAGAgtaggagcggagaggagagagagccctCCTCAGTGACAGGGCCAGTGTTCAGGGCTGCTCTGTCCTGTCTTCAGGGGGCACGACAGGGGGCAAGCAGGGTCAACGGCTTCACCATTGTCTACTTCCAGGGCCTCTGTCACAGTCAAGACATCCCCAAGGACCTCCGAGGAGTCCCACGCTACTGCCTGCCTCGGGACTTCGGAGGCCTGATACGTGAGCTGGATGGGACCGCTAGAGGGAGGAACAGTGTGATTGGCAGCTGGGATTGTTGGCCCAGACTCCTTTCCAAAACACTGTCACTTTGTTTGGCACGACGACTAACTCACAGGCTCAGAGTGTGGTTGTCACAGGAAGAGGAGGGGCTAAAACCGAAATTATCACAGGAAGTGATATCAGAGAGGACACTGAACAGGCATGTGTTGTCGCTGTCAACTAATGAGGAGAGGACAGAGCCAAGCACTTTGCCGCAGAAGGAGTTGCTCAGCGGGTCACCATGGCAATGA